A genomic segment from Pectinophora gossypiella chromosome 3, ilPecGoss1.1, whole genome shotgun sequence encodes:
- the LOC126381984 gene encoding DNA replication complex GINS protein SLD5: MDNTEDFTLSDEEEEITADTVLKTLQTAWQNERLAPEILPHCNDMVECMLGQIQHMERNINKLPKTDLRACIHKMELSRIKFIICNYLKIRLNKIEKYCIPIINEEKQRIESGTNYLTPAEYKYAQEYLLNMESHLKSVVLNKVPSNMQAFDMGKMAVYPNLHSHVFLKAKESVNGVVLEDLYGDQDEEIDLEEGSQHILQYKPIADLVKNGKVHLI, encoded by the exons ATGGATAATACAGAAGACTTTACGTTAAgtgacgaagaagaagaaattacAGCTGATACTGTACTGAAAACTTTACAAACCGCTTGGCAGAACGAACGATTAGCTCCAGAAATATTGCCGCATTGCAATGATATGGTGGAGTGCATGTTGGGTCAAATACAACACATGGAGCGAAACATCAACAAGTTACCGAAAACAGATCTTCGGGCCTGTATTCACAAAATGGAACTAAGtagaataaagtttattatatgCAATTATTTAaagataagactaaataaaatagaaaaatattgtaTTCCAATAATTAATGAAGAGAAGCAACGGATAGAATCCGGTACGAACTATTTAACACCCGCCGAATATAAATATGCGCAAGAATATTTGCTGAACATGGAAAGTCACCTGAAGTCAGTAGTTCTGAATAAGGTTCCCAGTAACATGCAAGCATTTGATATGGGTAAAATGGCAGTGTATCCAAACTTACATAGCCATGTATTTTTAAAGGCTAAAGAGAGTGTGAATGGTGTAGTGCTCGAGGATCTTTATGGTGACCAGGATGAGGAAATAGACTTGGAAG AGGGTTCACAACACATCCTTCAGTACAAACCCATCGCTGATTTAGTGAAGAATGGAAAAGTACATCTAATTTGA